The bacterium nucleotide sequence CAACATGGCGTTTCTCGGCACCGTCGGCCTGATCTTCATTCTGTGGGCGGAGTTCTTCGTCGGCCTGTTTACCCAGGAGGCCGAAGTCACCGCCAACGCCGTTGCCTGCCTGCGGATCGTCAGCTACGGCTATCTCGTATATGCCCTGGGAATGGTCCTGGTCCAGGCTTTCAACGGCGCCGGCGATACGGTCACGCCGACGATCATCAACCTGTTCTGTTTCTGGTTGTTCGAGATCCCGCTCGCATACACGCTCGCGAGAACCCTGGGCTACGGCCCCAAAGGAGTTTACGCGTCGATCGTCTGCGCCGAAGCGATGATGGCGATCGTTGCCACGCTGCTCTTTCGGCGGGGGACCTGGAAAGAGCGCGAGATCTGAGGGTCCTTCCCGAGCTCGCCTCGTCGGTCAGCCGAGCTTGTTCGGATGCGCCGGGCTCGAGTTGAATCACCCATCAGGTCTTTCGGGATGAGAGACTCAGATCAGACAGGAGTGGAATGGATGCACAGGTTCGGGCCAGGGAAGTCGTCCAATGGGCGCCAGCAAGGACCGCGTAAGGGTCGAGTGAGTTGGCGAAGGATCGGCAGCTCTCTGGGTGTACTGGCCTTTGCCTTCTTCTTGAGCGAACCTGCTGCCGCGCAGTCACCCCAGGCGCTTGCCCGCCCCAACATTCTGCTGATCATGTTGGACGACCTGGGCACCGAGCTGAGCATCTACGGACATCCGCTCGTTTCCTCGCCGAGCTTCGAGCGGTTGGCGGCTCGGGCTCTCCGCTTCGACGGCGCCTATGTCCAAGCTACGATTTGTAACCCGAGTCGGACCTCCCTGCTGACCGGGCTGCGTCCCGATTCCACCGGGATCCTGACGAACAAGGTTTTCTTTCGCGAGTTCGTCCCCGAGGCGATCACGCTGCCGCGACTCTTCCGCCAGAACGGCTACGTCACCGCGAGCGTCGGCAAGATCTTCCACGGTGTGGACAAGGGCTGGCAGGATCCCGAGGCCTGGGACCGGGTCGTGGTACCTGAAGGACCCACCCTCCTCGGAAGAGGAGGCAAGAACCATGCGATCCAGAAGAAAGGGAAGACAATGGCCACTTGGCGCGCCGCGCCCGGTGGGGACGAGGATCAGAAGGACGGTCAGCACGCCCGCGATGCGATCCTGTTGCTCGAGAGCATCGCGAACAGGTCCTCGCCCTTTTTTCTTGCCGTTGGCTTGAGCAAACCCCATGAGCCTTATGTTGCGCCCAAGCGCTACTTTGACCTGTACCGCCTTCGTGAGATCGAGCCACCGGTGGTACCGGAAGTCAGATCTCCGCTCCTGCCCCTGGCCCTTCCGAGTCCGAAGCAAGTGGTGTTCGACCGTCTGAAGCTGAAAAAGAAGCAAAAGGCGATCCGGGCCTACTACGCCGCAACGTCGTTCGCGGACGCGCAGCTGGGTCGAATCCTTGATGCGCTGGATCGCCTGTCTCTTTGGAGGAACACGGTCGTGGTCGTCGTGTCGGATCACGGTTTTCACCTGGGAGAACATGGGTGGTGGGGGAAACGCACCGTGTTTGAGGAATCCGCCCGCGTTCCGCTCCTCGTCTATAAACCTGGGATGCGAGCATCTGGCGAAAGCGCCAGGGGGCTGGTCGAGGTGGTCGACATTTACCCGACACTGGCTGAGCTTGGCGGGCTCGAAGCCGAGGGTCCTCTCGACGGAACCAGTTTCGTCCGGCTCCTGAACCGGCCGGGAAGGGCGGGGAAGGCGGGTGCGTACACCCAGGTGCAGCAGGGCAAGAACTCCGGCCGGTCGGTGCGTACCCGCCGATGGCGCTACACCGAGTGGAATGGCGGAGACAGAGGAGTCGAGCTCTACGATCATTCGGTCGATCCTGGAGAATACCTGAACCTGGCCGAGTTACCCGAGTTCGACGGCGTCGTCAGGGAGCTGAAGATCCTGCTGGAAGACGGCTTCGGCAGCGCTTCATGGTTCGATTCGTAACCAGGCTTGACGCCCCGAGCCGAATGTGTAGACTCGGTGATAGGAGGTAGCTATTTGATACCGCCGGACAAAGAGGGGCCCTCGGGAGAGAACGTCTCAGCGACACTTCCGGGGGCGAACACGAGGCTCTGAGGGCTTCTGTTTCAAACCTCTCTGAGGCCCTGATCGGCCGGAGACCCAAGCCACAAAGGCATCCGGGGAGCTCCCAGGGTAAATAACCCGAGCCAATTCAGCATCGAGCTGCTGGCTCGGGTTATTTTCGTCTGAGAGCCCTAACAGGGATGCTACCTTGACTTGCTAGACTCACGACGGTTTCGACCTTCGCATCCGTCGACTTTCGTAGAGCTCTAGGAGTTGGTCCTCAAGCACCACCGTCTTTTCGCTGTAGCCACGGCTGTGCTGCTGGCCTTTCTGCTCTATCAAGGTCGCCTCTTCTTTCCCTACCCCTTCGAGGCCTCCGCCCGTGCACTGGTCTCGCTCGCCGAGTGGGCGCTCGTTTCGGCGGCGTTTCTCGGCTGGGGAGGTCTGCTCCATCGCGCGCTCGTGGGTACTGGCCAGTCTGCGCCGCTCGCCCACGCCTGGGCCTTGGGAGCCGCGACGACCGCCACTCTGATGGGCTATCTGGCGCCGTTCTGGTATCCGAACGTGTTCTTTGCGGCGCCCTGGCTGGTGATCGGTATCGTGCTCCTGGTCCTGCGGCGTTCGCGATTCGAGCTCGGCGCCAGCGTCGCCAGCCCGATTCTCTGGCTGCTCGTGCCTTTTGCCGTGTGCGCGGTCCTCCTCGCATTCGCTCCCCCTCTCTCCCTGGACGCTCTCGTCTACCACCTGGGGATACCAAAACAGTTTGCGCTCCAGGGCCAGGCCTATGAGATGCCATGGAACATCCTGTCCTACTTTCCTCTGCACGCCGAGCTCCTCTTCGGCCTCACCCTGGAGTTGGACAAGACCGGAATCCTGGCCCAGCTGCTCCACCTCGGCGCGGCCTTCTGGACTCTGACGGTCGTCGTTCGGACGGGAACCAGGGAGTTCGGGCGGCTTGCCGGCGGCCTGGCGGCAGTCATCCTGTTTTCGATTCCCGTGTACTGCCTGATCTCCGGCTGGGCCTGGAACGACTGGTTCGTTCTTCTCTACGCCGCACTCGCGCTCGATCAAGTCCTGCTACTACGAACGGCCCACAGCTCGCGCCGCTACCTACTCGCGGCCGTCTTCCTGGGATCGGCAGCAGCGGTCAAGTACACCGCTTTGCCGATGCTCGCCCTACTGGTGGTGGGATTCTCGAAGCAAAACCGGCGTCTTATGCCGGCGGCCGCCTTGGCAGCCGCACTGCTCCTCGGGCCCTGGTACGGCAAGAACCTGGTGCAGAAGGCCAATCCCGTGTTCCCCTTTTTCTCGACCCTCCAGGGGACCGGATCCCTGACCGACTATCGCGGCGACGTCGAAGCGGCTGACCGGTGGCTCGGTTACCTGGGCCGCAGAGACATGGTGGATGAAAGCGTAGGCCTGCTTTGGATCGCCGGTGTGCCTCTTGGTCTTTGGATTCTGGTCAGCGCGAGGCGACGGCTCTGGCCTCTCGGCGCGGTCGCGGCCCTCTACCTGATCACGGCCGTGATCTTCCATCCCACCGTGCGCGCCTTCGGCCCTCTCTTCTTGGTCGGATCTTGGCTGAACGCCCAGGGCATCGTCGTCCTGGCACGAACGAAGTGGTCCAGACGCATCGTGTTCGCAGTCACAGGTTTTTTGCTCTGGACGAATCTTTTCCAGGTACTGTGGGTCATGCGCCACTACGAGCCGCTCGGAGTCGCGTTGGGGTTCGATTCTCGCGAGAGCTACCTCGAGACCGGGCAATCCTATTACCCGGCCTACCGCTGGCTTGCGGACAACAGCGAGCCCGAAGACGTAGTGCTGATCGTTGGCGAAAGCCGCGTCTTCTACCTCGAGCGGCCGGTGATCGCCGGGTGCTATTTGGATCAACCGCCACTGAGCGGTTTCCTCCGCGAGACCAGTCCGGAGGCGGCCGTGCGCGGGCTCCGAAAGGCCGGCGTCTCTCACATTCTGGTGAACTGGTCCCAGTACCGCGTTGCCCCCACCCGACCGCCCACGACCGACGAGCTGCTCTTCTTCTCGGACCCGGGCACCGACGCCGTTCTCAAGAACCTGCTGGCGGAGCGAGCCCGATTGGTCTTTCAAAACGGCCCCACCGAAATCTACCGACTCCAGGCGGCGCCATAGCTCGCGTAATACAAAACGTAAGTCAGCGTAACTCCTCGGTTGTTACCAATTCCTGACCTGTGACATAGTTCGCTGAGCCCGGCAACGACTTGCGGCAGGATCGCAGGTAGGGATGACTTTCAACCAATCGTCAGCGGAGATCGGCAGCATGAAAAAACTAATCCTCGTCACTATTTGCGCGGTTCTCGTGGGCACCAGCTTCGCACCCTCGGCGTCCGCCGGCACGCTCCTGGTCAGCGATTCGGTATTCAAGGCCTCTAAGAAGGAGGAGAAGCACCCCGTCGAGGTGTTCGCCGGCGTGCTCGTCCCCACTCGGCTTACCAAAGCCGATATCTGTATCTACTACTCCAACACCACCAAGAAGGGTGACCAGGGCCTGATCCGAGCGAAGGCCGCCATTCTCGACCGCAGTGGCGACCCCGAAAAGACCGAGTTCCTGACCCTCAACGGAAGAGTCCGGAACAACGAGGCCATCATCTGCAAGAAAGCTCCGACCTTGCGGCCCGGTGACGGCGTGACGTTCGAGATCGAGCTGCAGCAGATGCCGAGATTGCGCAACTCGAAGCAGCGCACGGAGATGGCGCAGATCGCGGGTGTAATCAGTCAAGGAGTGACCCCGGAGGATCTGATCCCCGAGCCCCCGCCACCTCCGCCTCCGCCTCCGCCTCCTCCTCCCTGCCCGGCGCCCGCCCCCGCGCCCGCACCGGCGCCCAATCCGAATCCCAATCCGAACCCGAACCCCAACCCGAGCCCGGCACCGGCGCCGGCGCCGGCACCCTCCCCCAGCGCGAGTCTGTCGGCCGCCGACCAGGTCGCGGCTTCGGCCCTGCTCAACGTCGCCACCAAGACGCAACTATGGAGGTTCAAGGGAAACAACCCGGCGAAATGGACCGTCATCGGCCCCAGAACCCTGCTGGGCAACGGCCCGGGCGGAGTCAATCCCGCCACCGTCGGCTACGGCAACACCATCGCCGCGGGAGTCAGGGACTACGAGCGCAAGAGGGGGGCGCTGCCTAAGGGCGGCGCGCTGAACGCGCGGGACCTCAAGGCCCTCGAGTGGTACTCGGCTATTAACTCGGCCGGGGGACCGACCTCGATCCGCCGCAGCGCCGCGGGCGGCTACTATGCCGAGTTCTATCGCCCGTCCACGGGTGTCCGCCATACCGGACCCGTTGGTTCCATCGCGGCGGCTGTCGACTACTTCAAGTCCCAGGGGCTCTAGGTCCCCGATCAAGTTCCCGATCTTCAACCGGCTGCTGGCGGGTATTCCGCCGGCAGCCGGTTTTCTTTTTGAGGCAGGAGTCGGTTACCCTTGAGTTCTAGGGCCGAGGAGACTCTGGATACTCCCCCTTGGCGGTAATCGCGGCGACGGTTGGCGCTCGAGGTCGGGTGACACCCGGAGCCGCTGTTGTCTGCCAACGGTGCCGCGCGAGCCGCCGGCGCAGCCGAGCGGACAGGGCGGACCGCTCGAACGAAAGATCGACGCGGGCCTGGGGATCGGCGCTGAGGTCGAAGAGCTCGGTCTTCGACAATTCCAGACCCCTCAGCTTGAACGAAAGGCAGCGCCGGTCGGCGCCGGCGCCGGCGTCACTCGGTGACTCGCAATCGGCGGCCGCGATTGTCAGCCGTTTTCGCTCGCCCTGCCGCGCAAGTGGCAGGCTCCTCGAGACCCAGCGGGGACCGACCTCGAGCTCGGCCACCTCGTGACCGTCAAGCAAGGCCCGCAGGGTCCGCGGCCGGAGGAAGCTCACAATCGAAAACTCGATCTGGTCCGCGGGCGTATCGAAGGTCACCCTGCGCGTCACCCAGGTTCCGTCGTGCTCACCCCGGAGCTTGCTTCGGACGCTTTCATAGAGATGCCCCTCGCACTCGAGAAAGAGTGCCTGCTGGGCCCAGCGCCCTCGGGCTTCGGCTACCGCCCACCGTCGCGGCTCGGCGGCGTCGGCCAGACCCGGGAGCGTCCGCCCGGAAAGCGGCGGCATGGGCAGCCCGGCGAGGGCGTAGAAAGAGGGAGCGAGGTCGACGGTCTGCACGAGGGTCGCGATCCGGGACGCCTTCAGACCGGGCCCGAGCAGTAGAAGAGGCACGCCCAGGGTCTCGGGATACACCTGGGCATGGCCCACGCGACCGTGCTCGCCGAACTCGAAACCGTGGTCGGCGGTAATGGCGACAACCGGTCCGCCGCGGGAATCGAGAGCTTCGATCTCGGTGACGAACCGCGCGACTTCGCGATCGAGCCGAGCCAGGGCCTCGAAATAGGAGGCCTCCACCTTGCCCAGCACCTCGGCGGTGAGCTCTCCATGCCCGGCGATCAGCCGACCGAGCGAGAAGGGGCCCTCGAAGAGAGCCTCTTCGAGCGCGTCCGAGTGCACAAAGACAAAGAAGGGATCGGTTCCGACACCTCGAACGAACCGCGCCGCCCGATCAAAGGGAGACTCACCGTCGCTCGTGCTCGTCTCGAACCGGTCGAAGCCGCGGTCGAATCCAAAGTCGGCACTCAAATAGCCGCCGCCGGTGAATCCGCCCGTCCGGTATCCGTGCCCGGCGAAGCGCTCGGCGAGAACCGGGGCGTCGGCCGCCAAGGTCCCCTCCGGCGGGACCACGCGGTGCTCCGCCGGGTACAGACCGCTCAGCATCGAAACGTGCGCAGTCAATGTATTGGGAGAGGTGGTGAGAGCCCGCTCATAGACCAGAGCCCGCTCCACAAGCGCGTCGAGAGAAGGGCTGGGAGAGGGCTGCCGCCCTTGAAACCCCAGCGCGTCCGCTCGCAGCCCGCTCAGACTGATCAGCACGAAACCCCCAGGTCGAGGCTCGGTCCCCCGATCCCCGGAGCAGCCCAGGTACGCCACCGCCGAGATCAGCAACAGAACGACCCAAAACCCCCTGAAGCGTTCCTGCTTGGTCCCCTGAAGCAGCGACGCGTCACAGGCAGCCCGCCCTCGAATCGAACGCGCCGTCGGCAGGCTCTCGAACGCCACTAGCGGGGCCGTTCTTTCCGGACTCGCTGCAAGGCGATCTCGGCGCCGACATAGAACTGCGGCTCGATCACCGTGCCGTCCGCTCGGCGGGGATTGCGCCCGCTTCGCGTGCGAGCCACGAGGCGATAGGCGTAGATTCTCTTGTCCAGCTGATAGCGCACCTTGGTGGCTCCGCCCGGCTCGAAAGTCACGAGCTCGGGTCCGCTCGAGTCGGCGTCGAACACCGCCACCCGGCGCTGGCTGCCCAAGCTCAGCACGACCTCGTTCTCGCTCGCGGGCGACGACACCTCGAAGGCCAGAGTCTCGATCGGCTCGGCCGACGAGATCCACAGCTCGGCCGTCGAGGCTCCACGCAGCCGGAACGATCCGGTCCCTCGATTCACAATCTGAAACTGGTCCTTCCGACCCCGGATGCTGATCCCCCGGGTGTTGAAGTTCAGGTAACCGGGCACCGACTCGGCGATCGAGAGCTCTTGCGGCAGGAGCTGAAAGGCCGCGCCACGCACGTGCGCCTGGAGTGTCGGATGCGGAACCGGAACCCCGTAGGGTGAAAGCAGCACCGGCGTCAGGAACAAGCCTCCGAGCAGATAGCCCACCGCCATCAGCCAAGCCGGGCGAATCACCGGCACTAGAAACAAGAACGCCGGATAGAGATTGACGAAGTAGCGATTGCCGACAAAACCGCCGCCACCGTGCCAATTGAAGTAGATCCAGACCAGAAAGAACAGGCCGACGCCCGCGAGACAACCGACGATGAGCCAGCGAGCCGCATTCCGGCGGTCGTGAAGCAGGAACAAGACCAGACAGATGAGAGAAAACGGCAAGTAGACGAAAAGTCCCGTGTGCCGACCGACCAAGAAGTAGCCGATATTCTCGACCAGCATTCTGGGAAAGAGATCCGGAATCCGCGCCAGCCAGTACCACGAGCTGTGACGCTGGGGCGTCGCCACCGGCTGCTGGAAGGGCTTCAGGATCTCGTCCAGCCGCTCCGGATCATCGATCTGCAGGCCGGCCCGGGAAGTGCCGAGGTAGGGGGTCGGCGTGTCGGTCAGCACCCACGCGATGCCGGCTTGAGCCGCCAGGGCGACGACAATCGCAACGAGCCAGCCCGCAACGGTCTTCGCCCCCCGGCGCCTCAGGAACAGATAGAGGGCCGGTATTCCCATGGCCGCCAGCATGGGCTTGTTGTACGCCGCCAGCGAAAGTGCCGCGCCCGACCACAGCGGGCGCAGCGAGCCCGCGAAGATCCGCGCGAGGACGGCCGAGCCCGACCGGTCTTCCTCGGTCGCAGCCAGATACAAACACGCCATCACCGAGAACATGTTGAGGACCTCGGTGTGGAGCCAGAACACATAGACGAAGGCCAGGGAAACGAGAAAAAAGGAAGCCGAAAAGAACGCCGCCAGCCCCTCGGGATTCGTCCGGCGTAGATAGAAGTACCCCATCCACATCATGCCGATGAAGAGAGCCATGTTCAGAGCCACCATGCCGCGGTTCTCGAATGCGGCGGCAAACGGAGCGGCGATCACCGAGTAGATGATGGGCTTGCCGAAGTAGACCGTCTGCCAGCCGTCCAACGACATCAGAATCAAGTTGTCGACCGGCAGGTGCGGATAGGCGTCGAAGAGGCGGCGAAGGTCCGCGGTTTCGCACCGGAGGTCGCCATCGCGCGCCAGGCTCAACGCCGCCAGGAGATAGGCCGGCTCGTCCGCTTTCAACGTGACCGGCAAGCCCCTGGTCGGCACAGCCAGCGGGTAGAGCAACAGCAGGAGGCTCAAGCAGCCGAGAACCAGGCCGGCAGTGCGTCTCATAGGTCGACCAATGGAATGGGCAGAGGAAATGGAACCGCTTTAGGTCGAGGGTGCTGCTCTCTCATCGAATGCGGCGCTTGTCAGTATAGCCCGCTGGTCGGCTCGTCAGAGGTCTTCGCGCTCGCCGCTCTCCCGCTCGACCTCGACGCCTGCCTGCTGCAGCCGGCTTTCCTCGTCGACCCGATCCGCTTCCAAAGCGACCGATCCGTCACCGCGCAACTCGGCCTTCTCGGCCTCGTCGGCCTTGTCCGTGGCGACCTCCTCGAGCACTGTTTCAGGCTCCCGCACGTCCGCGAGCGCACGGTGAACAGCGAGCTTCTCCAAAATGGAGTTCGGTAGGAAGCGCTTGTCACTCGCCAGAGCTCGCGTATTCATGAAGCTGGGCGACACGATCTCCACGTCGACTTCGTGAAGAGCCGTCAGCATCGCGCCTCTCAATCGGCTTCTCGCCGAAAGCAGCAGCTTGACGTTCTTGAGCAACCCTCCCACCCGGTAGACCACCGAGAAGTCGCCCAGCTCGCGGACGTGAACGAAGACCTCTTGCAGCTCCTCCGGGGGCTCGCCCACCGAAACGCTCTTCGCGGCCTTTTTCAGAATCTCTTTGATTCGCTCGTGCCCGACGTCGTAGCCGAGCGAAACATCCGCGGTGATAATCGAGCCCGAGGCCCGGACCACGGTCACCGGCTTGGTGACCAGGTAGAGGTTCGGCAGCGTCGTCAGATCTCGATCTTCGGTCGCGATCTCGGTGTGGAACAAGCCGCGCTCGGTCACTCGCCCGAACTGACCCTCGACGCGAACCCAGTCTCCCAGCTCGAAATTGCCCACGACCCGCAGCAGAACACCCGCGATGGCGTTGCCCAACAGGGTCGTCGACGCCAGCGCCACGATCAGGACGCCGCCCAGACCGATTACCTGGGCTCTCAGAGTGTCGTCGATCGGCAGGAACACCGTGACAATCAGCAGGCCGACGACCGAGACCAAGAGCGTCGCGGCGAGCCGAACCTGCCCGCGATGACGAGAACGAACCCATCGACCCAGCAGCAGATGAAGGCCCGCGACAACCAAGAGGGTCACTACGGCCGCTATCCCCGCCGGGATCAACAATCGAAGTGACGCGATCAGATTCTCGATCACCATTCAATGTCTCCGCGCTAGCGGTGCTCTAGTGCGCCGCTCCGAACATCTTCTCGCCAGCCTCGACTCTGAAGGGCAGCCTGTTCTCGGGCGGCGGCAGCGGGCAGGTCGCATAGGGGGTGAATACGCAGGGCGGGCAGTAGGCCTTGTTGAAATCCACGACCACCGTGCCGTCATCGCCGACCGGCTCCGCGTACACGAAGCGGCCCCCGCCGTAAGTTTGCGAGCCGTTGGTCTGATCGCCGAAGACCAGAAAGAACCCATCCTCCGGATCGCCCGAGGGCTGCAGGCTATGCCTCTCACCGCCAACTTCGAGCACGACCTCCCCGAAGATCTCTTCCCCGCTCACGGTCCCGAGGATGTTGGGCGTCCGCAGGACCCTGGGCTCGTCGAAGAGCTCGTAGCGGCCGACGAGCCTCCAGTCCTCGTCGATCGGAAAGTACTCCATACCTTCGAACTCGGTAAGCAGTCGACTCTCGCGGTCCTTGAGCCGGACGCCGATCATCTCCCCGCGCTCGATCGCGTAGAAGGCAACGCTGCCACTCTCGACGATCGTCGGGCCACCCTCCGAGGTATCGAGAGACAGAGCGGTCGCACCCGACACCGGCGAGCCCCCGATGGTCAGCGCGACTCCCGCCCCGGGGAGCAGCTCCACTTCACGACCATCGCGGACCAGGACTCCGGTGTACTCGTCGATCAGGCCATCCGGAAAAACCGCGGCATTGCCTTCGCCGGAGCCGAAAGCGTTGTCGCCCTCCTCTAGCCAGTAGAGCCCCGCCAAAGTCAGCCAACCATCCGGCTTTCGAAGACTCTGATCACGCTCTTCCCGCCAGGACTCGATCAGCGAACGATGGTCGCTCACCGGCTCCACCGCCGTCGTCTCGGCGCCGCCCGAACACCCGCCACCAACCACTGCCAGCAGGGCTCCGAGACGAACAAACCAGACTTCGACTGCTCGCACCAAAGGCCTCTCCTCTCAGTTGACTAGCGGACGCGGCAGCTTCGCAGAGACTTCGACCCGGCGCAAGTCAACGAAAGGCCGTGGTGGCGAGGATCGAGTCCGTCGGCCGGTTGCAGATGGCATCCATCGACTGGCGCTGCTGGGGACTTCGCCCCTTACGCGCGAAATACTCGGCAATGATGCGTTTCGAAGGGTTCGGCCGGTCGATCGCTTCATATCTCCTCATTCGAGCTTGGACGATCGGTGAGAAGAAGCGATCGCAGTATTCGGCGACCAGAATGGGTCGTACTTTCTTCCAGCGCGGAGCCGGGTAGTGGTTGTTGTTGTACGACTCGTCGAACGACGGTGTGACGTACTCACGCAGGTCGATCATGCGGCGCCGGTGCCACTGGCGATCGGACCGCTCCAACAACGGGCTCTCGCCCCGGCAAAAACGCCGCGCGAGCTCCATGCCCTGATAGTTGGCTTCAAGGTCGCCGTAGGAAAAGACGCCGTCGGCCCATCCTCCGACGAACAACCGCTCCTGGTGCAGCCCCCGGCGCACTACGGCCCGAATCGCCTCTTCTTCGGACCGCCCTCGAGCACGCAGCCGTGAGTACTGTTTGTAGTAGCGGCGGCCGAAGCCGAACAGGTGTCCGAACTTGTCGAGTCCGAAACGGACCTCGCCGATCCGAATCGTCGGCGACAGCGGCAGCACATACGGGAAGGCCGGTTTCCGATACACGCTCCGCCGCAAGTGCTCTCGATACCCGACACCCTTCGGGTACAGATCGACGGCGGGATTGCTCTTCAGGAACTTCTGCAGCCGCGAGGCCAGCAAGCCCTGAAACAAATGGCGATAGAAGCGGGGCGGGATCTGCCGGCAGCTGAGTCGATCCGCGGCGGGGCGAGCGAGAAACGCCTCCAGCTCAGCGTTCAGATACGCGTTGACCGGCTCCGCCGAATCGACCAACTCGGC carries:
- a CDS encoding sulfatase — encoded protein: MSWRRIGSSLGVLAFAFFLSEPAAAQSPQALARPNILLIMLDDLGTELSIYGHPLVSSPSFERLAARALRFDGAYVQATICNPSRTSLLTGLRPDSTGILTNKVFFREFVPEAITLPRLFRQNGYVTASVGKIFHGVDKGWQDPEAWDRVVVPEGPTLLGRGGKNHAIQKKGKTMATWRAAPGGDEDQKDGQHARDAILLLESIANRSSPFFLAVGLSKPHEPYVAPKRYFDLYRLREIEPPVVPEVRSPLLPLALPSPKQVVFDRLKLKKKQKAIRAYYAATSFADAQLGRILDALDRLSLWRNTVVVVVSDHGFHLGEHGWWGKRTVFEESARVPLLVYKPGMRASGESARGLVEVVDIYPTLAELGGLEAEGPLDGTSFVRLLNRPGRAGKAGAYTQVQQGKNSGRSVRTRRWRYTEWNGGDRGVELYDHSVDPGEYLNLAELPEFDGVVRELKILLEDGFGSASWFDS
- a CDS encoding DUF2029 domain-containing protein yields the protein MVLKHHRLFAVATAVLLAFLLYQGRLFFPYPFEASARALVSLAEWALVSAAFLGWGGLLHRALVGTGQSAPLAHAWALGAATTATLMGYLAPFWYPNVFFAAPWLVIGIVLLVLRRSRFELGASVASPILWLLVPFAVCAVLLAFAPPLSLDALVYHLGIPKQFALQGQAYEMPWNILSYFPLHAELLFGLTLELDKTGILAQLLHLGAAFWTLTVVVRTGTREFGRLAGGLAAVILFSIPVYCLISGWAWNDWFVLLYAALALDQVLLLRTAHSSRRYLLAAVFLGSAAAVKYTALPMLALLVVGFSKQNRRLMPAAALAAALLLGPWYGKNLVQKANPVFPFFSTLQGTGSLTDYRGDVEAADRWLGYLGRRDMVDESVGLLWIAGVPLGLWILVSARRRLWPLGAVAALYLITAVIFHPTVRAFGPLFLVGSWLNAQGIVVLARTKWSRRIVFAVTGFLLWTNLFQVLWVMRHYEPLGVALGFDSRESYLETGQSYYPAYRWLADNSEPEDVVLIVGESRVFYLERPVIAGCYLDQPPLSGFLRETSPEAAVRGLRKAGVSHILVNWSQYRVAPTRPPTTDELLFFSDPGTDAVLKNLLAERARLVFQNGPTEIYRLQAAP
- a CDS encoding sulfatase-like hydrolase/transferase translates to MAFESLPTARSIRGRAACDASLLQGTKQERFRGFWVVLLLISAVAYLGCSGDRGTEPRPGGFVLISLSGLRADALGFQGRQPSPSPSLDALVERALVYERALTTSPNTLTAHVSMLSGLYPAEHRVVPPEGTLAADAPVLAERFAGHGYRTGGFTGGGYLSADFGFDRGFDRFETSTSDGESPFDRAARFVRGVGTDPFFVFVHSDALEEALFEGPFSLGRLIAGHGELTAEVLGKVEASYFEALARLDREVARFVTEIEALDSRGGPVVAITADHGFEFGEHGRVGHAQVYPETLGVPLLLLGPGLKASRIATLVQTVDLAPSFYALAGLPMPPLSGRTLPGLADAAEPRRWAVAEARGRWAQQALFLECEGHLYESVRSKLRGEHDGTWVTRRVTFDTPADQIEFSIVSFLRPRTLRALLDGHEVAELEVGPRWVSRSLPLARQGERKRLTIAAADCESPSDAGAGADRRCLSFKLRGLELSKTELFDLSADPQARVDLSFERSALSARLRRRLARHRWQTTAAPGVTRPRAPTVAAITAKGEYPESPRP
- a CDS encoding mechanosensitive ion channel family protein encodes the protein MVIENLIASLRLLIPAGIAAVVTLLVVAGLHLLLGRWVRSRHRGQVRLAATLLVSVVGLLIVTVFLPIDDTLRAQVIGLGGVLIVALASTTLLGNAIAGVLLRVVGNFELGDWVRVEGQFGRVTERGLFHTEIATEDRDLTTLPNLYLVTKPVTVVRASGSIITADVSLGYDVGHERIKEILKKAAKSVSVGEPPEELQEVFVHVRELGDFSVVYRVGGLLKNVKLLLSARSRLRGAMLTALHEVDVEIVSPSFMNTRALASDKRFLPNSILEKLAVHRALADVREPETVLEEVATDKADEAEKAELRGDGSVALEADRVDEESRLQQAGVEVERESGEREDL
- a CDS encoding DUF1684 domain-containing protein; translated protein: MRAVEVWFVRLGALLAVVGGGCSGGAETTAVEPVSDHRSLIESWREERDQSLRKPDGWLTLAGLYWLEEGDNAFGSGEGNAAVFPDGLIDEYTGVLVRDGREVELLPGAGVALTIGGSPVSGATALSLDTSEGGPTIVESGSVAFYAIERGEMIGVRLKDRESRLLTEFEGMEYFPIDEDWRLVGRYELFDEPRVLRTPNILGTVSGEEIFGEVVLEVGGERHSLQPSGDPEDGFFLVFGDQTNGSQTYGGGRFVYAEPVGDDGTVVVDFNKAYCPPCVFTPYATCPLPPPENRLPFRVEAGEKMFGAAH